Proteins co-encoded in one Gleimia hominis genomic window:
- the infA gene encoding translation initiation factor IF-1: protein MAKKDGVIEMEGTISEALPNAMFRVELPNGHIVLAHISGKMRQHYIRILPEDRVVVELSPYDLTRGRIVYRYK from the coding sequence ATGGCCAAAAAAGATGGCGTCATTGAAATGGAAGGCACCATTTCGGAGGCATTGCCGAACGCAATGTTCCGCGTGGAGCTTCCTAATGGGCACATCGTGCTCGCGCATATTTCTGGGAAAATGCGTCAGCACTACATTCGTATTCTGCCGGAAGACCGTGTTGTTGTAGAGCTTTCGCCCTACGATTTGACGCGGGGCCGGATTGTTTACCGCTACAAGTAA
- a CDS encoding DNA-directed RNA polymerase subunit alpha: protein MLIAQRPTLTEEQVSEYRSRFTLEPLEPGFGYTLGNSLRRTLLSSIPGAAVTSIRIDGVQHEFSTIPGVKEDVAEIILNIKDLVLSSENDEPVVMYLRKAGTGEVTAADITPPAGVQIHNPDLHLATLSEKGKLEIELTVERGRGYVSADQNKDPNAELARIPVDSIYSPVLKVSYKVEATRVEQRTDFDRLIVDVETKPAILPRDAIASAGKTLVELFGLAGELNTEAEGIEIGPAATDETLSADLALPIENLGLQSRSYNALRRRGILTVGELVAHSEADLLDIRNFGSKSIEEIKEQLAGLGMTLKDQAPAPGSGDQSGSIQFSDE, encoded by the coding sequence GTGCTAATTGCACAGCGACCCACTCTTACTGAAGAGCAGGTTAGCGAGTACCGTTCACGATTCACCCTGGAGCCGTTGGAACCAGGTTTTGGCTACACACTGGGTAACTCGCTGCGCCGCACACTGCTTTCCTCAATTCCGGGGGCAGCGGTCACCTCGATCCGCATCGATGGGGTGCAGCATGAGTTCTCAACTATTCCTGGGGTTAAAGAAGATGTTGCGGAAATTATCCTCAACATTAAGGACCTCGTACTTTCCTCAGAAAACGACGAACCTGTCGTCATGTACTTGCGTAAGGCGGGTACTGGTGAGGTGACCGCAGCGGACATTACCCCGCCTGCGGGAGTGCAGATCCACAACCCCGACTTGCACCTAGCTACCTTGTCTGAAAAGGGCAAGCTGGAGATTGAACTGACAGTTGAGCGTGGCCGCGGCTACGTTTCGGCGGATCAGAATAAGGATCCGAACGCCGAGCTGGCGCGGATCCCGGTGGATTCGATCTACAGCCCCGTTTTGAAGGTGAGCTATAAGGTTGAGGCGACTCGTGTGGAGCAGCGCACGGACTTCGACCGGCTAATCGTTGATGTTGAAACGAAACCAGCTATTTTGCCGCGCGATGCGATTGCGTCTGCCGGCAAAACCCTCGTGGAGTTGTTCGGCCTAGCTGGGGAACTCAACACGGAAGCTGAGGGCATTGAGATCGGCCCGGCTGCGACGGATGAGACGCTGTCTGCAGACCTGGCACTGCCGATTGAGAACCTGGGGTTGCAGTCGCGTTCGTACAATGCGTTGCGTCGCCGTGGGATCCTCACTGTTGGTGAACTGGTTGCTCATTCAGAGGCAGACCTGTTGGACATCCGCAACTTTGGTTCCAAGTCGATTGAGGAGATTAAGGAACAGTTGGCGGGCCTGGGGATGACCCTGAAAGATCAGGCGCCAGCACCTGGCAGTGGTGATCAGTCCGGTTCCATTCAGTTCAGTGACGAGTAA
- the rplQ gene encoding 50S ribosomal protein L17, translated as MPTPTKGARLGSGPAHEKHILANLARDLFEHKQITTTRAKARRLQPYAEKLITKARRGDIHARRTVAKKIQDKDILYVLFDEVAKQIDPERAGGYTRIVDLPPRRGDNAPMAQISLVLEKVEKKAVVKEAQKTAQKAADKAEADEASKPAEDKEAQEAKDEAAEAASAAEAETDSASEPEAVDTKEASEDK; from the coding sequence ATGCCCACACCTACAAAGGGCGCTCGTTTGGGAAGTGGTCCCGCACACGAGAAACACATTCTGGCTAACCTGGCCCGCGACTTGTTTGAGCACAAGCAGATCACGACTACGCGGGCGAAGGCTCGCCGTTTGCAGCCGTACGCGGAGAAGCTGATTACTAAAGCTCGTCGCGGTGACATCCACGCGCGCCGCACGGTTGCGAAGAAGATTCAGGACAAGGACATCCTGTACGTTCTGTTTGATGAGGTTGCGAAACAGATCGATCCGGAACGTGCCGGTGGGTACACCCGGATTGTTGACCTTCCACCGCGCCGCGGAGACAATGCGCCAATGGCGCAGATCTCCCTGGTGCTAGAGAAGGTTGAGAAGAAAGCTGTTGTGAAGGAAGCGCAAAAGACTGCGCAGAAAGCAGCTGACAAGGCAGAGGCCGACGAAGCGTCGAAACCAGCTGAAGATAAAGAGGCGCAGGAAGCTAAGGACGAGGCTGCTGAAGCTGCCTCCGCTGCTGAAGCGGAAACTGACTCCGCTTCGGAACCTGAAGCTGTTGACACCAAGGAAGCTTCTGAGGATAAGTAA
- the rpsM gene encoding 30S ribosomal protein S13 has translation MARIAGVDLPREKRLEVALTYIFGVGRSRAKETLKATGVSPDTRVKDATEEEFVKLREYIEGNYQVEGDLRREVQADIRRKIEIGCYQGLRHRRGLPVHGQRTKTNARTRKGPKRTVAGKKSA, from the coding sequence ATGGCACGTATTGCCGGCGTTGACCTCCCCCGCGAAAAGCGGTTAGAGGTAGCGCTCACCTACATTTTCGGAGTAGGTCGTTCACGCGCTAAAGAAACTTTGAAAGCCACTGGCGTTTCACCCGATACGCGCGTTAAGGACGCTACCGAAGAAGAGTTCGTGAAGCTCCGCGAGTACATCGAAGGTAACTATCAGGTGGAGGGTGACTTGCGCCGTGAGGTGCAGGCTGACATCCGCCGCAAGATTGAGATTGGCTGCTACCAGGGTCTGCGCCACCGCCGTGGCCTGCCCGTGCATGGTCAGCGCACCAAGACAAACGCGCGCACCCGTAAGGGCCCCAAGCGCACTGTTGCCGGAAAGAAGAGCGCGTAA
- the rpmJ gene encoding 50S ribosomal protein L36 gives MKVQPSVKKICDKCKVIRRHSKVMVICDNPRHKQRQGR, from the coding sequence ATGAAGGTACAGCCGAGCGTCAAGAAGATCTGTGACAAGTGCAAGGTGATTCGTCGCCACAGCAAAGTCATGGTGATCTGCGACAATCCGCGACACAAGCAGCGTCAAGGCCGATAG
- the truA gene encoding tRNA pseudouridine(38-40) synthase TruA has protein sequence MGSLDSARTVSEPEPGSKRSFEDEELVRIRLDLAYAGGGFHGWAKQPGLRTVQGEVEAALQTVVRAPVELTVAGRTDAGVHAAHQVAHCDVPASAWAKLLPVTDSPEALAKLRRRFNSLLARGTETPGADVVIHRVQRVGADFDARFCALTRHYQYTLCDRDEALNPTTAHIVWWTGAQGLRLDKMNEAAGLWVGEHDFLSFCKPRVGATTIRTLKTLAVERNAAGEVEVQVSADAFCHSMVRSLVGALVEIGRGRRDTTWARTLVREPARTHGVPIAPAHGLTLVGVDYPPPALWAEQQRKTRRVRTSPCGC, from the coding sequence TTGGGATCTCTAGATTCAGCGAGGACAGTAAGCGAACCGGAACCTGGTTCAAAACGTTCCTTTGAGGATGAAGAACTAGTGCGTATCCGCTTGGATTTGGCGTATGCGGGCGGGGGGTTTCACGGTTGGGCAAAGCAACCGGGGTTACGGACCGTTCAGGGTGAGGTTGAGGCTGCGCTGCAAACCGTGGTGCGCGCCCCAGTGGAACTAACGGTCGCGGGCCGCACTGACGCGGGAGTTCACGCGGCTCACCAGGTGGCTCACTGCGATGTCCCGGCTTCGGCGTGGGCGAAGTTGTTGCCTGTCACCGATTCACCTGAGGCTCTTGCGAAGCTGCGTAGGCGTTTTAACTCCCTGCTTGCACGCGGCACTGAAACCCCGGGCGCAGATGTGGTGATACACCGCGTGCAGCGGGTAGGCGCAGATTTTGACGCCCGGTTTTGTGCCCTCACGCGCCACTACCAGTACACGCTGTGCGACCGCGACGAAGCACTGAACCCAACCACCGCGCACATCGTGTGGTGGACAGGGGCGCAAGGCCTCAGGCTAGACAAAATGAATGAAGCAGCGGGCTTGTGGGTAGGGGAGCATGACTTTTTGTCGTTTTGTAAACCCAGAGTGGGGGCAACTACGATTCGGACTTTGAAAACCCTTGCGGTTGAGCGTAATGCGGCTGGTGAGGTGGAAGTGCAGGTGAGTGCGGACGCGTTTTGCCACTCGATGGTGCGGTCACTAGTAGGGGCGCTAGTTGAGATTGGGCGGGGCCGCCGCGACACAACTTGGGCGCGGACACTGGTGCGGGAACCAGCGCGGACTCATGGGGTGCCGATTGCGCCGGCGCACGGGCTTACTCTTGTGGGGGTGGACTATCCGCCGCCGGCGCTGTGGGCTGAGCAGCAGAGGAAAACCCGGCGTGTCCGCACAAGTCCATGTGGGTGCTAG
- the rpsK gene encoding 30S ribosomal protein S11, whose product MATKSSVARKGKRKEHRNVTHGHAYIKSTFNNTIVSITDPTGGVLSWASSGQVGFKGSRKSTPFAAQLAAESAARRAQEYGVKKVDVFVKGPGSGRETAIRSLQATGIEVGSIQDVTPQAHNGCRPPKRRRV is encoded by the coding sequence ATGGCTACTAAATCTTCAGTGGCGCGCAAAGGGAAGCGTAAGGAACACCGGAACGTAACCCACGGGCACGCCTACATTAAATCTACTTTCAATAACACGATCGTTTCGATCACGGATCCGACCGGTGGGGTGCTTTCTTGGGCTTCATCCGGACAGGTTGGTTTCAAAGGTTCGCGTAAGTCAACACCGTTCGCAGCGCAACTAGCGGCTGAATCCGCTGCTCGCCGCGCTCAGGAATACGGTGTCAAGAAGGTTGACGTGTTCGTTAAGGGCCCCGGTTCGGGCCGTGAGACCGCTATCCGTTCACTTCAGGCCACCGGCATTGAGGTGGGGTCAATCCAGGATGTGACGCCGCAGGCTCACAATGGTTGCCGCCCCCCGAAGCGCCGTCGCGTCTAA
- the map gene encoding type I methionyl aminopeptidase has product MARIQRKNRKQIEYMREAGLIVAKIHKALREAAQPGVTLLELDAVSAHVIESSGAKSNFLGYYGYPATVCISVNDTVVHGIPDETALNAGDLVSFDCGAYVERDGKQWHGDAAFTMIVGGDERGSEAARRLNRITEQSMWAALAAVATGKRTNDIGRAVEQVVAANRDGDWEAGIIEEYTGHGIGTAMHMDPSVYNYEVAGRTPALKRGMVLAVEPMLVDGKIDTKTLADEWTVKTVDGRLASHWEHTIALTDNGVWVLTAPDGGESGLAPYGITPQP; this is encoded by the coding sequence GTGGCGCGGATTCAACGGAAAAACCGGAAGCAGATTGAGTACATGCGGGAGGCCGGTTTGATTGTTGCAAAGATTCACAAGGCCCTGAGGGAGGCGGCGCAACCGGGCGTGACTTTGCTGGAACTGGACGCGGTGAGTGCGCACGTCATCGAGTCTTCGGGAGCGAAGTCGAATTTTCTTGGTTACTACGGTTATCCCGCAACCGTGTGCATCTCTGTAAATGACACGGTCGTGCATGGGATCCCAGACGAAACCGCGTTGAATGCGGGGGACCTGGTGAGTTTCGACTGCGGCGCGTACGTGGAACGCGATGGGAAGCAGTGGCACGGTGACGCAGCGTTCACGATGATCGTAGGAGGCGACGAACGGGGCAGTGAGGCCGCACGTCGTTTGAACCGAATTACGGAACAGTCAATGTGGGCGGCTTTAGCTGCAGTGGCGACAGGTAAACGCACTAATGACATTGGCCGCGCGGTGGAACAGGTGGTGGCTGCGAACCGCGATGGCGATTGGGAAGCGGGCATTATCGAGGAGTACACGGGGCACGGGATCGGGACCGCGATGCACATGGATCCCTCGGTATACAACTATGAGGTAGCGGGCCGAACTCCGGCTTTGAAACGCGGCATGGTGCTCGCGGTGGAACCCATGCTGGTCGATGGCAAGATTGACACAAAAACGCTGGCCGATGAGTGGACGGTGAAGACGGTGGATGGCCGTCTGGCGAGCCACTGGGAACACACGATCGCTCTCACCGATAACGGGGTGTGGGTACTCACCGCGCCAGATGGTGGGGAGTCTGGGCTTGCGCCGTATGGCATTACGCCGCAGCCGTAA
- the rpsI gene encoding 30S ribosomal protein S9 produces the protein MADTTQTDVLEEENVPSTYTSETESAPEGAGQSITAPGHGLGRRKRAVARVRLVPGTGQWKINGHSLDEYFPNKLHQQLVRSPFALLDIEGRFDVISIIRGGGTSGQAGALRLGIARALNEIDRDANRPALKKAGFLTRDARSVERKKAGLKKARKAPQFSKR, from the coding sequence GTGGCTGACACCACGCAAACTGACGTGCTCGAAGAGGAGAATGTCCCGAGCACTTACACATCTGAAACCGAGTCCGCACCCGAGGGTGCTGGACAGTCAATCACCGCTCCTGGTCACGGACTGGGTCGTCGTAAACGCGCGGTTGCGCGCGTGCGACTGGTTCCGGGCACGGGGCAGTGGAAGATTAACGGCCATTCGCTAGACGAGTACTTCCCGAACAAGCTGCACCAACAGCTGGTGCGGTCGCCGTTCGCACTGTTGGATATTGAAGGGCGTTTTGACGTCATTTCGATTATCCGCGGTGGGGGTACGTCTGGGCAGGCGGGTGCGTTGCGTCTTGGCATCGCTCGCGCGCTGAACGAGATTGATCGGGATGCGAACCGGCCGGCTTTGAAGAAGGCTGGGTTCTTGACGCGTGACGCCCGTTCGGTGGAACGCAAGAAGGCTGGTTTGAAGAAGGCACGTAAGGCCCCGCAGTTCTCGAAGCGTTAA
- a CDS encoding ROK family protein: MDDVRTLAVDCGGGGIKASVLDRSGTMVAPAVRTATPYPLPPTLLVSTIEDLAGQLPDFDRVTVGMPGMIRHGVVIATPHYVTRDGPRSRVLPELVEQWERFDMRSALKAALSSPALVLNDAEVAGAGVITGTGLEMIVTLGTGLGNAVFDGGRLAPHTEISQGPVRWGLTYDDYVGEHERLRLGDAHWSRRIRRIVAALRSMYMWDRLYLGGGNSVRITPTHRQRLGDEVVIVPNDAGIRGGVRAWDL, translated from the coding sequence ATGGACGACGTTAGAACGCTGGCAGTGGATTGTGGTGGTGGGGGGATTAAGGCCTCCGTGTTGGACCGTTCGGGAACCATGGTGGCACCAGCGGTGCGGACAGCTACCCCGTATCCGTTGCCTCCCACGCTTCTGGTGTCCACGATCGAGGACCTGGCCGGGCAATTGCCCGACTTTGACCGAGTTACAGTTGGCATGCCAGGGATGATCCGGCACGGCGTGGTGATCGCCACTCCACATTATGTGACGCGCGACGGTCCGCGGTCGCGGGTGCTCCCGGAACTGGTGGAGCAGTGGGAGCGGTTTGATATGCGTAGTGCGCTCAAAGCCGCGTTAAGCAGCCCTGCCCTGGTTTTGAACGATGCGGAGGTCGCGGGCGCGGGTGTTATCACCGGAACTGGCTTAGAGATGATTGTGACGCTTGGAACCGGGTTGGGTAACGCAGTGTTCGATGGTGGACGGTTAGCGCCGCATACAGAAATCTCGCAGGGCCCTGTGCGGTGGGGACTGACCTATGACGACTACGTGGGTGAGCACGAGCGACTCAGATTGGGTGACGCGCACTGGTCGCGGCGGATCCGCCGTATCGTCGCAGCGTTGCGGTCGATGTACATGTGGGATCGGTTGTATTTGGGTGGAGGTAACTCGGTGCGGATCACGCCCACTCACCGGCAGCGGCTGGGGGACGAAGTGGTGATTGTGCCAAACGATGCGGGGATCCGCGGGGGAGTGCGCGCTTGGGATCTCTAG
- the rplM gene encoding 50S ribosomal protein L13, translated as MRTYSPKPGDHEKQWYVIDATDVVLGRLATSVATLLRGKHKPIFAPHADQGDFVIVINADKVALTGNKLDQKFAYRHSGFPGGLKSMSYRELLDKFPERAIEKAVRGMLPHNSLGRAQMRKLKVYRGSEHPHDAQKPIPYEITKVAQQA; from the coding sequence GTGCGCACTTATAGTCCTAAGCCTGGGGACCACGAGAAACAGTGGTATGTCATTGACGCCACTGACGTCGTCCTCGGTCGCCTAGCAACAAGCGTTGCTACGTTACTTCGTGGGAAGCATAAGCCAATTTTCGCCCCGCATGCTGATCAGGGCGATTTTGTGATTGTCATTAACGCAGACAAGGTTGCGTTGACTGGTAACAAACTCGATCAGAAGTTCGCTTACCGCCACTCCGGGTTCCCGGGTGGGTTAAAGTCCATGTCTTACCGTGAACTGCTAGACAAGTTCCCAGAACGCGCCATTGAAAAGGCCGTTCGCGGCATGCTTCCACACAACAGCCTCGGCCGCGCGCAGATGCGCAAGCTCAAGGTTTATCGCGGCTCCGAGCACCCACATGATGCTCAGAAGCCGATTCCCTACGAGATCACCAAGGTAGCCCAGCAGGCGTAA